The following proteins are encoded in a genomic region of Burkholderia stabilis:
- a CDS encoding HlyD family secretion protein, with protein sequence MKHRLVFAAALLGFLASLVAAWVYSRQEPPQPPVFKPAANPYARGVYANGIVESEQPAGANVNVYPDVTGAVTRILVHDGDPVKAGDALLTIDDSVQRATAAQLAAQADAATALLDELKAQPRREVLDVASAQTAAAQASLKLARDQYDKQRHAYDIDPKAVSRDALDTAANAVRVAAANLDVVTRQYRLTKAGAWSFDVRNQEAQAIALRRAADAAAALLARYTLRAPADGTVLAMNAAVGSYLTSQGLYDTYTQGNTPVAVLGTPVDHLQVRCYIDEILIHQLPDLHALKAHMFVRGTSVEADLQFVRVQPYVTPKIELSDQRTERVDVRVLPVIFRIVPNRNVRLFPGQIVDVYVAGK encoded by the coding sequence TTGAAACACCGGCTCGTGTTCGCGGCAGCCCTGCTCGGCTTCCTGGCGAGCCTCGTCGCCGCGTGGGTGTACAGCCGCCAGGAGCCGCCGCAGCCGCCGGTGTTCAAGCCGGCCGCCAATCCGTACGCGCGCGGCGTCTATGCGAACGGCATCGTCGAGAGCGAGCAGCCGGCCGGCGCGAACGTAAACGTCTATCCGGACGTCACGGGCGCGGTGACACGCATCCTCGTGCACGACGGCGACCCGGTGAAGGCCGGCGACGCGCTGCTGACGATCGACGACTCGGTGCAACGCGCCACGGCCGCCCAGCTCGCGGCGCAGGCCGACGCGGCAACCGCGCTGCTCGACGAGCTGAAGGCGCAGCCGCGCCGCGAGGTGCTCGACGTGGCCAGTGCGCAAACGGCGGCCGCCCAGGCCAGCCTGAAGCTGGCACGGGATCAGTACGACAAGCAGCGGCACGCGTACGACATCGACCCGAAAGCGGTCAGCCGCGACGCGCTCGACACGGCCGCGAACGCGGTACGCGTCGCGGCGGCCAACCTGGACGTCGTGACGCGGCAGTATCGCCTGACGAAAGCCGGCGCATGGAGCTTCGACGTCCGCAACCAGGAGGCGCAGGCCATCGCGCTGCGGCGTGCGGCCGACGCGGCCGCCGCACTGCTCGCGCGCTACACGCTGCGCGCGCCGGCGGACGGCACCGTCCTGGCGATGAACGCGGCCGTCGGGTCATACCTGACCTCGCAGGGGCTCTACGACACCTATACGCAGGGCAACACGCCCGTCGCGGTGCTCGGCACGCCGGTCGACCACCTGCAGGTGCGCTGCTACATCGACGAAATCCTGATCCACCAGCTGCCCGATCTGCATGCATTGAAGGCGCATATGTTCGTGCGCGGCACGTCGGTCGAGGCCGACCTCCAGTTCGTGCGCGTGCAGCCGTACGTCACGCCGAAGATCGAACTGTCGGACCAGCGCACCGAGCGCGTCGACGTGCGCGTGCTGCCGGTCATTTTCCGTATCGTGCCGAACCGGAACGTGCGGCTGTTTCCCGGGCAGATCGTCGATGTCTACGTCGCCGGCAAATGA
- a CDS encoding DUF2964 family protein, whose amino-acid sequence MIREQYRTVLATLGVFIALASLLGVVHAMLVEARVFPYAIVALISGVVAFVAQLNPAAGERT is encoded by the coding sequence ATGATTCGCGAGCAATACCGGACCGTTCTTGCCACGCTGGGCGTGTTCATCGCACTCGCGTCCCTGCTGGGCGTCGTGCACGCCATGCTGGTCGAAGCGCGCGTCTTCCCGTACGCGATCGTCGCGCTGATTTCGGGCGTCGTCGCATTCGTCGCGCAGCTGAATCCGGCCGCCGGCGAGCGTACCTGA
- a CDS encoding ABC transporter permease encodes MNGILRLAFKLLVNDSAKFTALTVGITFSVLLMIEMTSLFAGILNKSSASVINIGAKVWVMDPAVKTIANSIGMPDYVLDAVRSIDGVKYAVPLYSGAALVKLRSGTYQAVTVVGLDDASLLGRPTMLQGRIEDIYAENGFIAIDDTEFRKLENPSVGTDFELNDHRGVIVGIAKVAASGLFGTPTLYTTYARAIRYIPSPRFTTSYILVEPKSDADIAHIKAVVKSLGYQAYTRDEFIAQISRFYKYETGLGTNIMLMTIISFIIGLSISGQTFYAFILENLDKFGALKAIGAKSRELVTMILFQATFTALTGYGIGVGLCVLLISLAKLQIPDYAALITFGNLSLAFGMVVVIATISSYLGVRRVLRIEPFDIFRG; translated from the coding sequence GTGAACGGCATCCTCCGCCTCGCGTTCAAGCTGCTCGTGAACGACAGCGCGAAGTTCACTGCGCTGACCGTCGGCATCACGTTCTCGGTGCTGCTGATGATCGAGATGACGTCGCTGTTCGCAGGCATCCTGAACAAATCGTCGGCGTCCGTCATCAATATCGGCGCGAAGGTCTGGGTGATGGACCCGGCCGTGAAGACGATCGCCAACAGCATCGGCATGCCCGACTACGTGCTCGACGCCGTGCGCAGCATCGACGGCGTCAAGTACGCGGTGCCGCTCTATTCCGGTGCCGCGCTCGTCAAGCTGCGCTCCGGCACCTACCAGGCGGTGACGGTCGTCGGCCTCGACGACGCCAGCCTGCTGGGTCGCCCGACGATGCTGCAGGGCCGGATCGAGGACATCTATGCGGAGAACGGCTTCATCGCGATCGACGACACCGAGTTCCGCAAGCTGGAAAACCCGTCGGTCGGCACCGATTTCGAGCTGAACGATCATCGCGGCGTGATCGTCGGCATCGCGAAGGTCGCCGCGAGCGGGCTGTTCGGCACGCCGACGCTTTACACCACGTATGCGCGCGCGATCCGCTATATTCCGTCGCCGCGCTTCACGACCTCGTACATTCTCGTCGAGCCGAAGTCGGATGCGGACATTGCGCACATCAAGGCCGTCGTGAAATCGCTAGGCTACCAAGCCTACACGCGCGACGAATTCATCGCGCAGATCTCGCGTTTCTACAAGTACGAGACGGGGCTCGGCACCAACATCATGCTGATGACGATCATCAGCTTCATCATCGGGTTGTCGATTTCCGGTCAGACGTTCTACGCGTTCATCCTCGAAAACCTCGACAAGTTCGGCGCGCTGAAGGCGATCGGCGCGAAAAGCCGCGAGCTCGTCACGATGATCCTGTTCCAGGCGACGTTCACGGCGCTGACGGGATACGGAATCGGCGTCGGCCTGTGCGTGCTGCTGATCAGTCTCGCGAAACTGCAGATTCCCGACTACGCGGCGCTCATCACGTTCGGCAACCTGTCGCTCGCGTTCGGCATGGTGGTCGTGATCGCGACGATCTCGAGCTATCTCGGCGTGCGGCGCGTGCTGCGCATCGAACCGTTCGACATCTTCCGGGGCTGA